Proteins co-encoded in one Pararge aegeria chromosome 19, ilParAegt1.1, whole genome shotgun sequence genomic window:
- the LOC120631939 gene encoding intracellular protein transport protein USO1 isoform X2 yields the protein MSTRSGKRIHGSINESAVDDFTEMKTERKTRGKRHKENIIEAATEKKRRHYVRYPSEEDIAAATNVEKLLRSTRKSQKNALTEKNTATDSETSNDDRNTRRTRRTRKTDAVDCTENIEPSNEPKTKAKKNNRKTNTAITDETPSSLVAPTVKKKSNKKKNKRKSGSLIVEDIPLTNDVKSNTSNMSIDSFHSAAESPVKDFDETEDQKVHHLPSKYTRNVKKTFESLKEMQALKANKSNAGGVEECDQIQDIPSNATRSKLHVGKNISLEITTNIKDTKQNTKLTNEKIYNNSMTDTNDENINNSSKVGVHEHSFQITEINNVTRDKQHIDKLNNSENLNISLKKTKKQRRSNNNSTDDRIENKSILEGDTVKGMKSPDQILNTTNKNSAKKNSTYDKINISMTSLNATYEKDIQNKSLNKSDLLHNLSTEITCVKNSSKLKRNSICDKINADTATHLNATFDKDIPNNSKNVSDLSQDLLTNENSLKDNNKKKRKSSFRKSLSDTIANNSSLTEQKIENMHEKEIIRPDFLSGRFSKFSLDQDVSTNFNTTYDRNSITESNQNSRNNSTYDKSAKFNTTFEMVKKTKLDTSNVKSQHNDSRRGSSLISSDTTDNVISEDISRISVTSDESMAENIVNCTPVLIESSMDESHINVSSNEATKDMKVDSELKHATPSPKHLKDSVTLEEINTLKTPQTPEDIVKEIKTSKTPLKREGTYTEIKYATPPKCEGTFSETKPKAPKTPLKREGTYTELNPTTTPPKNDLTPTKCETITPLKTNGIVGLPPLTREGTFTKEDSDVPESPMLNVNKTPNRRKSLPSPGCTPFPMSRSSSKEVTKEKSMLNVTRSIEKPNRRLSSVELHQKATRVMFCSPVDTPAVGGQKRGNIIKSNLKGSDKSFLFDESMSDYVRPARKRSYTQSEAESISGKRKRLTEDQQQSVERLSRPRTSSASGKLQEPSTPSKKASSTSTKSKTEVTPSKTRSEGKVLRTKLPNFAALHQKRFAKMESLNECQERKAKRAKQLLTPTGSVNILEKISPKETQVLSPPEQSQTKKTDTPKKSIIPSDNHKNYTRFGFKLNLDVNPFSFPATTEIKPKKENKEIKVRPLKRQATLPSLAGATAIRKEAAKQVVLREKSFTEKRDIKRKENRTVIKGVRTNRRFELQMQLRNVK from the exons atgtccacAAGATCTGGAAAAA GAATCCACGGCTCCATAAATGAGAGCGCCGTGGATGATTTCACAGAGATGAAGACCGAGAGAAAAACCCGCGGCAAGCGTCATAAGGAAAATATCATTGAGGCTGCAACAGAGAAAAAACGGAGACATTATGTGCGTTACCCTTCGGAAGAGGACATAGCGGCCGCGACCAATGTGGAAAAATTACTAAGAAGTACGCGAAAATCGCAGAAGAACGCGCTTACAGAGAAAAACACAGCCACAGACTCCGAGACTTCAAATGACGATAGAAATACACGGCGTACTCGGAGGACGAGAAAAACCGACGCAGTTGATTGTACCGAGAATATTGAGCCGAGTAACGAGCCTAAAACGAAGGCCAAAAAAAACAATCGCAAAACAAACACTGCAATAACTGATGAAACCCCAAGTTCACTTGTAGCACCAACAGTCAAGAAAAAATCcaataagaagaagaacaagagaAAATCAGGATCTCTTATAGTTGAAGATATCCCTCTAACAAATGATGTCAAAAGCAATACAAGTAATATGTCTATAGATTCATTTCACAGTGCTGCTGAGAGCCCAGTCAAAGATTTTGATGAAACTGAAGACCAAAAAGTGCATCATTTGCCATCAAAATATAcaagaaatgttaaaaaaacttttgaaagtCTTAAGGAAATGCAGGCTTTAAAAGCTAATAAAAGTAATGCTGGAGGAGTAGAAGAATGTGACCAGATCCAAGATATACCTTCAAATGCCACAAGAAGTAAATTACAT GTTGggaaaaatataagtttagaGATCACAACTAACATTAAAGATactaaacaaaatacaaagctGACGAATGAAAAGATATATAATAACAGCATGACAGATACTaatgatgaaaatattaataattcatcaAAGGTTGGTGTACATGAACATAGTTTTCAAATAACTGAAATCAATAATGTAACACGGGACAAACAGCATATTGACAAATTAAATAACTCAGAAAACTTAAAcatctctttaaaaaaaactaaaaagcagAGAAGATCAAATAATAATTCCACAGATGATAGAATTGAGAATAAATCAATATTGGAAGGAGATACTGTTAAAGGTATGAAGTCACCTGATCAAATACTCAatactacaaataaaaatagtgcAAAGAAAAACTCGacatatgataaaataaatatatctatgaCAAGTTTAAACGCTACTTATGAAAAGGATATTCAAaacaaatctttaaataaatctgATCTTTTGCACAATCTTTCAACTGAAATAACTTGTGTTAAAAACAGTAGTAAATTGAAAAGAAACTCtatttgtgataaaataaatgctgACACAGCAACTCATTTAAATGCTACTTTTGATAAAGACATTCCAAATAACTCAAAAAATGTATCTGATCTTTCACAAGATTTGTTAACCaatgaaaatagtttaaaagacaataacaaaaagaaaagaaaatctaGTTTTAGGAAATCACTATCTGATACGATTGCAA ATAATTCTAGTCTAACAGagcaaaaaatagaaaatatgcaTGAGAAAGAAATAATACGACCTGATTTTCTATCAGGTCGTTTTTCAAAGTTTTCGCTTGACCAAGAtgtatctactaattttaataCAACATATGACAGAAATTCTATAACCGAAAGTAATCAAAATTCTCGTAATAACTCTACATATGACAAATCAGCAAAATTCAACACAACATTCGAAATGGTTAAGAAAACAAAACTTGATACAAGTAATGTTAAATCACAACACAATGACTCAAGACGCGGGTCGTCCCTCATAAGTTCTGACACAACAGATAATGTTATATCAGAAGATATTTCTCGCATCAGTGTCACAAGCGATGAGTCTATGGCTGAGAACATTGTTAATTGTACTCCAGTTTTAATTGAAAGCAGTATGGATGAATCACACATTAATGTTAGCTCAAATGAGGCTACTAAAGACATGAAAGTTGATTCAGAATTAAAACATGCCACGCCTTCACCAAAACATCTTAAGGATAGTGTGACACttgaagaaataaatactttgaaaacTCCCCAAACACCTGAAGATATAGTTAAAGAAATCAAAACATCTAAGACACCTTTGAAACGTGAAGGAACTTATACAGAAATTAAGTATGCTACACCGCCAAAATGCGAAGGGACATTTTCAGAAACTAAGCCTAAAGCTCCGAAAACACCTTTAAAACGCGAAGGGACTTATACAGAACTTAACCCTACAACCACACCACCTAAAAATGATCTGACACCTACAAAATGTGAAACTATAACACCCCTAAAAACCAATGGTATCGTTGGACTACCACCTTTAACAAGAGAGGGTACTTTTACGAAAGAAGATTCAGATGTACCAGAATCTCCAATGTTGAACGTAAATAAAACACCAAATAGACGCAAATCTTTACCATCACCAGGTTGTACACCGTTCCCAATGTCTAGAAGCTCTTCAAAAGAAGTTACCAAAGAGAAAAGTATGTTAAATGTGACCAGATCGATAGAAAAGCCAAATAGACGGCTTTCGAGTGTAGAATTGCATCAGAAGGCAACCAGAGTAATGTTTTGCAGTCCCGTAGATACACCTGCAGTTGGGGGACAGAAGAGAGGAAACATTATAAAATCTAACTTGAAGGGATCTGataaaagctttttatttgATGAGAGCA TGTCGGATTACGTGCGTCCAGCGCGCAAGCGCTCGTACACGCAAAGCGAGGCAGAGTCCATCAGCGGCAAACGGAAACGACTCACAGAGGACCAGCAGCAATCAGTGGAGAGACTCTCGCGACCCCGCACGTCCAGTGCCTCAG GAAAACTGCAAGAACCTAGTACGCCGTCCAAGAAAGCATCATCAACATCTACCAAATCCAAAACAGAAGTTACCCCCTCGAAGACAAGATCCGAGGGCAAAGTGCTCAGGACAAAGCTCCCGAACTTTGCAGCTTTGCACCAGAAGCGGTTCGCAAAGATGGAGTCCCTCAACGAGTGCCAGGAAAGGAAGGCCAAGAGGGCTAAGCAGTTGCTGACACCTACTGGCTCAGTTAATATTCTGGAGAAAATCAGCCCtaaag AGACGCAAGTTCTATCCCCTCCTGAACAAAGTCAAACCAAGAAGACCGACACACCTAAGAAGTCCATAATACCTTCAGACAATCACAAGAACTACACAAGATTCGGTTTCAAACTAAACCTAGACGTGAACCCCTTCAGTTTTCCCGCCACAACGGAAATCAAACCAAAGaaggaaaataaagaaattaaagttAGACCCTTAAAACGACAGGCAACACTGCCATCGCTCGCGGGGGCGACCGCTATACGTAAAGAAGCCGCTAAACAAGTTGTATTGAGAGAAAAGTCTTTCACTGAGAAAAGagatattaaaagaaaagaaaacagaaCCGTCATAAAAGGTGTACGGACAAACAGACGGTTCGAGTTGCAAATGCAATTGAGGAATGTGAAATGA
- the LOC120631939 gene encoding general transcriptional corepressor trfA isoform X1, whose amino-acid sequence MSTRSGKRIHGSINESAVDDFTEMKTERKTRGKRHKENIIEAATEKKRRHYVRYPSEEDIAAATNVEKLLRSTRKSQKNALTEKNTATDSETSNDDRNTRRTRRTRKTDAVDCTENIEPSNEPKTKAKKNNRKTNTAITDETPSSLVAPTVKKKSNKKKNKRKSGSLIVEDIPLTNDVKSNTSNMSIDSFHSAAESPVKDFDETEDQKVHHLPSKYTRNVKKTFESLKEMQALKANKSNAGGVEECDQIQDIPSNATRSKLHVGKNISLEITTNIKDTKQNTKLTNEKIYNNSMTDTNDENINNSSKVGVHEHSFQITEINNVTRDKQHIDKLNNSENLNISLKKTKKQRRSNNNSTDDRIENKSILEGDTVKGMKSPDQILNTTNKNSAKKNSTYDKINISMTSLNATYEKDIQNKSLNKSDLLHNLSTEITCVKNSSKLKRNSICDKINADTATHLNATFDKDIPNNSKNVSDLSQDLLTNENSLKDNNKKKRKSSFRKSLSDTIANNSIINLDATYEKDNSSLTEQKIENMHEKEIIRPDFLSGRFSKFSLDQDVSTNFNTTYDRNSITESNQNSRNNSTYDKSAKFNTTFEMVKKTKLDTSNVKSQHNDSRRGSSLISSDTTDNVISEDISRISVTSDESMAENIVNCTPVLIESSMDESHINVSSNEATKDMKVDSELKHATPSPKHLKDSVTLEEINTLKTPQTPEDIVKEIKTSKTPLKREGTYTEIKYATPPKCEGTFSETKPKAPKTPLKREGTYTELNPTTTPPKNDLTPTKCETITPLKTNGIVGLPPLTREGTFTKEDSDVPESPMLNVNKTPNRRKSLPSPGCTPFPMSRSSSKEVTKEKSMLNVTRSIEKPNRRLSSVELHQKATRVMFCSPVDTPAVGGQKRGNIIKSNLKGSDKSFLFDESMSDYVRPARKRSYTQSEAESISGKRKRLTEDQQQSVERLSRPRTSSASGKLQEPSTPSKKASSTSTKSKTEVTPSKTRSEGKVLRTKLPNFAALHQKRFAKMESLNECQERKAKRAKQLLTPTGSVNILEKISPKETQVLSPPEQSQTKKTDTPKKSIIPSDNHKNYTRFGFKLNLDVNPFSFPATTEIKPKKENKEIKVRPLKRQATLPSLAGATAIRKEAAKQVVLREKSFTEKRDIKRKENRTVIKGVRTNRRFELQMQLRNVK is encoded by the exons atgtccacAAGATCTGGAAAAA GAATCCACGGCTCCATAAATGAGAGCGCCGTGGATGATTTCACAGAGATGAAGACCGAGAGAAAAACCCGCGGCAAGCGTCATAAGGAAAATATCATTGAGGCTGCAACAGAGAAAAAACGGAGACATTATGTGCGTTACCCTTCGGAAGAGGACATAGCGGCCGCGACCAATGTGGAAAAATTACTAAGAAGTACGCGAAAATCGCAGAAGAACGCGCTTACAGAGAAAAACACAGCCACAGACTCCGAGACTTCAAATGACGATAGAAATACACGGCGTACTCGGAGGACGAGAAAAACCGACGCAGTTGATTGTACCGAGAATATTGAGCCGAGTAACGAGCCTAAAACGAAGGCCAAAAAAAACAATCGCAAAACAAACACTGCAATAACTGATGAAACCCCAAGTTCACTTGTAGCACCAACAGTCAAGAAAAAATCcaataagaagaagaacaagagaAAATCAGGATCTCTTATAGTTGAAGATATCCCTCTAACAAATGATGTCAAAAGCAATACAAGTAATATGTCTATAGATTCATTTCACAGTGCTGCTGAGAGCCCAGTCAAAGATTTTGATGAAACTGAAGACCAAAAAGTGCATCATTTGCCATCAAAATATAcaagaaatgttaaaaaaacttttgaaagtCTTAAGGAAATGCAGGCTTTAAAAGCTAATAAAAGTAATGCTGGAGGAGTAGAAGAATGTGACCAGATCCAAGATATACCTTCAAATGCCACAAGAAGTAAATTACAT GTTGggaaaaatataagtttagaGATCACAACTAACATTAAAGATactaaacaaaatacaaagctGACGAATGAAAAGATATATAATAACAGCATGACAGATACTaatgatgaaaatattaataattcatcaAAGGTTGGTGTACATGAACATAGTTTTCAAATAACTGAAATCAATAATGTAACACGGGACAAACAGCATATTGACAAATTAAATAACTCAGAAAACTTAAAcatctctttaaaaaaaactaaaaagcagAGAAGATCAAATAATAATTCCACAGATGATAGAATTGAGAATAAATCAATATTGGAAGGAGATACTGTTAAAGGTATGAAGTCACCTGATCAAATACTCAatactacaaataaaaatagtgcAAAGAAAAACTCGacatatgataaaataaatatatctatgaCAAGTTTAAACGCTACTTATGAAAAGGATATTCAAaacaaatctttaaataaatctgATCTTTTGCACAATCTTTCAACTGAAATAACTTGTGTTAAAAACAGTAGTAAATTGAAAAGAAACTCtatttgtgataaaataaatgctgACACAGCAACTCATTTAAATGCTACTTTTGATAAAGACATTCCAAATAACTCAAAAAATGTATCTGATCTTTCACAAGATTTGTTAACCaatgaaaatagtttaaaagacaataacaaaaagaaaagaaaatctaGTTTTAGGAAATCACTATCTGATACGATTGCAAATAATTCTATCATTAACTTAGATGCTACATATGAAAAGGATAATTCTAGTCTAACAGagcaaaaaatagaaaatatgcaTGAGAAAGAAATAATACGACCTGATTTTCTATCAGGTCGTTTTTCAAAGTTTTCGCTTGACCAAGAtgtatctactaattttaataCAACATATGACAGAAATTCTATAACCGAAAGTAATCAAAATTCTCGTAATAACTCTACATATGACAAATCAGCAAAATTCAACACAACATTCGAAATGGTTAAGAAAACAAAACTTGATACAAGTAATGTTAAATCACAACACAATGACTCAAGACGCGGGTCGTCCCTCATAAGTTCTGACACAACAGATAATGTTATATCAGAAGATATTTCTCGCATCAGTGTCACAAGCGATGAGTCTATGGCTGAGAACATTGTTAATTGTACTCCAGTTTTAATTGAAAGCAGTATGGATGAATCACACATTAATGTTAGCTCAAATGAGGCTACTAAAGACATGAAAGTTGATTCAGAATTAAAACATGCCACGCCTTCACCAAAACATCTTAAGGATAGTGTGACACttgaagaaataaatactttgaaaacTCCCCAAACACCTGAAGATATAGTTAAAGAAATCAAAACATCTAAGACACCTTTGAAACGTGAAGGAACTTATACAGAAATTAAGTATGCTACACCGCCAAAATGCGAAGGGACATTTTCAGAAACTAAGCCTAAAGCTCCGAAAACACCTTTAAAACGCGAAGGGACTTATACAGAACTTAACCCTACAACCACACCACCTAAAAATGATCTGACACCTACAAAATGTGAAACTATAACACCCCTAAAAACCAATGGTATCGTTGGACTACCACCTTTAACAAGAGAGGGTACTTTTACGAAAGAAGATTCAGATGTACCAGAATCTCCAATGTTGAACGTAAATAAAACACCAAATAGACGCAAATCTTTACCATCACCAGGTTGTACACCGTTCCCAATGTCTAGAAGCTCTTCAAAAGAAGTTACCAAAGAGAAAAGTATGTTAAATGTGACCAGATCGATAGAAAAGCCAAATAGACGGCTTTCGAGTGTAGAATTGCATCAGAAGGCAACCAGAGTAATGTTTTGCAGTCCCGTAGATACACCTGCAGTTGGGGGACAGAAGAGAGGAAACATTATAAAATCTAACTTGAAGGGATCTGataaaagctttttatttgATGAGAGCA TGTCGGATTACGTGCGTCCAGCGCGCAAGCGCTCGTACACGCAAAGCGAGGCAGAGTCCATCAGCGGCAAACGGAAACGACTCACAGAGGACCAGCAGCAATCAGTGGAGAGACTCTCGCGACCCCGCACGTCCAGTGCCTCAG GAAAACTGCAAGAACCTAGTACGCCGTCCAAGAAAGCATCATCAACATCTACCAAATCCAAAACAGAAGTTACCCCCTCGAAGACAAGATCCGAGGGCAAAGTGCTCAGGACAAAGCTCCCGAACTTTGCAGCTTTGCACCAGAAGCGGTTCGCAAAGATGGAGTCCCTCAACGAGTGCCAGGAAAGGAAGGCCAAGAGGGCTAAGCAGTTGCTGACACCTACTGGCTCAGTTAATATTCTGGAGAAAATCAGCCCtaaag AGACGCAAGTTCTATCCCCTCCTGAACAAAGTCAAACCAAGAAGACCGACACACCTAAGAAGTCCATAATACCTTCAGACAATCACAAGAACTACACAAGATTCGGTTTCAAACTAAACCTAGACGTGAACCCCTTCAGTTTTCCCGCCACAACGGAAATCAAACCAAAGaaggaaaataaagaaattaaagttAGACCCTTAAAACGACAGGCAACACTGCCATCGCTCGCGGGGGCGACCGCTATACGTAAAGAAGCCGCTAAACAAGTTGTATTGAGAGAAAAGTCTTTCACTGAGAAAAGagatattaaaagaaaagaaaacagaaCCGTCATAAAAGGTGTACGGACAAACAGACGGTTCGAGTTGCAAATGCAATTGAGGAATGTGAAATGA
- the LOC120632010 gene encoding putative tyrosine-protein kinase Wsck produces MEPPSSVLVAVIFFYINYAATDRGDYIGCYKFKEDVLNTHTGQSVDVCLSACEQVYYKYALIGNESTCFCGNDPGFKIGLDSCDTPCPKNETQKCGGDNVASVYDTEVTAPGPPMSIEVVNVTETTVRLRWTQPQAFTRITGYVIKASVLETYAVAALLPVSWAVPNTTLQSELPNLHPGSKYNISVAATNYKEEGASIGTVVETIIGTPDPTPPSIEIKQRHGDEMLVHIPEAQNVNGPVSMYRIVVSIELYQQGIIIDNLGNHSYAEEQGLPYYIAAELDPEDIKNDFIIGNGRTYNGYFNAPLPLTNDIEVSLGIVSEKNHIKKVRYAESTKKIILNINEVEEYSPMVVALGAGIAIGMVLLLIGIGLLIVLRKRIHMVRLQRGSQSMPLSLSEPCMEIENSEFLQDDNDRVDYYGNLKRKLWNIPRDLIDIDISCVVGLGNYGKFTRGKVKQHGAQTPSLVQVISDRELEKSDKKLMLQELDTLIKSNEHDNLISFIGICETSTTLFVVLQDMKMTFKELLIQSRHRDLQNNKFCLLNENKAIQICVDVACGMEYLQSKKIMHKRLSCRNVVIGDNGVAKVAGFGLSHIRPLHETPDYIRWTSHEMLRQNRYNPKADVWSYGVLMWEALTIGATPYAHTANKEVAARVLRGMRPSQPSYVGDGLFQLCLQCWQVDPDERPPFSSLLNELTQFAEGPGTTCLSFTHYNGFNYDLYVPQYEIVS; encoded by the coding sequence atggAACCCCCGAGTTCGGTTCTGGTAGctgttattttcttttacattaattatgccGCTACAGATCGCGGCGATTATATcggatgttataagtttaaagaaGACGTGCTAAACACTCACACAGGACAGTCTGTAGATGTTTGTTTATCAGCCTGTGAACAAGTGTATTACAAATATGCTCTTATAGGAAACGAATCTACGTGCTTCTGTGGAAACGATCCCGGGTTTAAAATTGGCCTGGACTCCTGTGACACACCTTGTCCAAAAAACGAGACACAGAAATGTGGTGGAGACAATGTAGCCAGTGTTTATGACACAGAAGTGACAGCGCCGGGCCCGCCCATGTCAATCGAAGTGGTAAATGTCACTGAAACAACCGTTAGACTCCGCTGGACACAGCCACAAGCGTTCACACGCATAACAGGGTATGTCATCAAGGCCTCTGTGTTGGAAACATATGCGGTTGCAGCCTTATTGCCAGTATCGTGGGCAGTGCCCAACACTACTCTACAGTCAGAGCTACCAAACCTCCACCCAGGTTCTAAGTACAACATAAGTGTTGCCGCAACTAATTATAAAGAGGAAGGTGCTAGTATTGGCACTGTAGTAGAAACAATAATTGGCACACCGGATCCCACCCCACCTAGCATAGAAATTAAACAGAGGCACGGTGATGAGATGCTAGTTCATATTCCCGAAGCTCAAAATGTAAATGGTCCCGTATCCATGTACAGAATTGTTGTATCAATTGAGCTTTACCAGCAAGGCATTATAATAGACAATCTTGGCAATCACTCTTATGCTGAGGAACAAGGTCTACCTTATTACATTGCTGCAGAACTGGACCCAGAGGATATAAAGAATGACTTTATAATTGGAAACGGCAGAACTTACAATGGTTATTTTAATGCCCCACTACCTCTGACCAATGATATAGAGGTTTCACTTGGTATTGTCAGTGAGAAAAACCATATAAAGAAGGTTAGGTATGCCGAATCTACGAagaagataattttaaatataaatgaagtGGAGGAGTACTCCCCCATGGTGGTAGCTCTGGGTGCAGGCATAGCAATAGGAATGGTACTCCTCTTGATTGGTATTGGTCTGCTTATAGTCTTACGGAAGAGGATTCATATGGTAAGATTACAGCGAGGTTCCCAGTCAATGCCCCTGAGCCTTAGTGAGCCATGTATGGAGATTGAAAACTCAGAATTTCTTCAAGATGACAATGACAGAGTTGACTATTACGGTAATTTGAAACGCAAACTTTGGAATATTCCTAGAGACTTGATAGACATTGATATTTCTTGTGTAGTTGGTTTAGGCAATTATGGTAAGTTTACTAGAGGCAAAGTTAAGCAGCATGGTGCTCAAACACCCAGTCTAGTCCAGGTCATATCTGACAGGGAGTTGGAGAAATCTGATAAAAAATTGATGCTTCAAGAACTTGACACACTCATTAAATCAAATGAGCATGATAACCTCATATCTTTTATAGGTATATGTGAGACAAGTACAACATTATTTGTGGTTTTGCAAGACATGAAAATGACATTCAAAGAATTACTCATACAAAGTAGACATAGAGACTTGCAAAACAATAAGTTTTgccttttaaatgaaaataaggcAATACAAATTTGTGTTGATGTGGCATGTGGTATGGAATATTTGCAAAGCAAAAAAATCATGCACAAAAGGTTGAGTTGCAGAAATGTGGTTATTGGTGATAATGGTGTTGCTAAAGTGGCAGGATTTGGTCTATCTCACATCCGCCCTCTACATGAGACTCCTGATTATATACGGTGGACATCCCATGAAATGTTAAGACAGAACAGGTATAATCCTAAAGCTGATGTCTGGTCTTACGGGGTCCTTATGTGGGAGGCATTAACTATTGGGGCTACACCATATGCACATACAGCTAATAAGGAAGTGGCAGCCAGGGTTTTAAGGGGCATGAGGCCTTCCCAACCCTCTTATGTTGGTGATGGCCTTTTCCAATTATGCCTACAGTGCTGGCAAGTAGACCCTGATGAGAGACCACCTTTCTCATCCCTTCTAAATGAACTGACACAGTTTGCAGAGGGTCCAGGCACCACTTGTCTAAGTTTTACGCATTACAATGGATTTAACTATGATCTTTATGTGCCACAGTATGAAATTGTTTCATAA